In a single window of the Ignavibacteria bacterium genome:
- a CDS encoding NUDIX domain-containing protein — protein sequence MIESEDIRVSAKAIIIKDNKLLTAKKEDENGFFYTIPGGGQNHSESLEQALIRECHEEISVGVKIKRLLFIRDYIGANHEFPEHAQRKVHQLEIMFEAEITNGSPKNGSEPDNGQLGVEWLSLEILDNYRLYPKALIDHLKNFNNIKNAIYLGDVN from the coding sequence ATGATAGAAAGTGAAGATATAAGAGTATCCGCTAAAGCGATAATTATCAAAGATAATAAATTGCTTACTGCGAAAAAGGAAGATGAGAACGGATTCTTTTACACAATTCCCGGCGGTGGACAAAATCACAGTGAAAGTTTGGAACAGGCATTAATAAGAGAGTGTCATGAAGAAATTTCTGTTGGAGTTAAAATAAAAAGGCTGCTTTTTATCAGGGATTATATTGGAGCAAATCATGAATTCCCGGAGCATGCCCAAAGAAAAGTACACCAACTGGAAATAATGTTTGAAGCTGAGATCACCAATGGCAGCCCCAAAAACGGCAGTGAACCTGATAATGGACAGCTTGGAGTAGAATGGTTATCCCTGGAAATACTTGATAATTACAGATTGTATCCAAAAGCTCTGATAGATCACCTGAAAAATTTTAATAACATTAAAAATGCAATTTATCTTGGGGATGTTAATTAA
- a CDS encoding DNA-binding response regulator, protein MKTASRPGTKYKEFLIYGISMALVLLLLKILEANFIVYNYRLDFFIGAIAIVFTVLGVWLALKLVKPRVETHIIEKEIYIENPENIEINEKEIQNLGISKRELEVLNLMAKGLSNEEIADKLFISLNTVKTHSSNIFLKLDVKRRTQAVEKAKRLKIIY, encoded by the coding sequence ATGAAAACCGCATCAAGACCCGGTACCAAATATAAAGAATTTCTGATCTATGGTATTTCCATGGCATTGGTATTATTATTGCTAAAAATTCTGGAAGCTAATTTTATTGTTTATAATTACCGGCTGGATTTTTTTATCGGAGCTATAGCAATTGTTTTTACAGTCTTAGGGGTTTGGCTTGCTTTAAAGCTTGTAAAACCCAGGGTAGAAACCCATATCATTGAAAAGGAAATCTACATTGAAAACCCGGAAAATATTGAAATTAATGAAAAGGAAATTCAAAACCTGGGAATAAGCAAACGGGAGCTTGAAGTATTAAATTTAATGGCTAAGGGCTTAAGCAACGAAGAAATTGCTGACAAGTTATTTATAAGCCTTAATACTGTTAAAACCCATTCATCCAATATATTTTTAAAGCTTGATGTCAAAAGAAGAACTCAGGCTGTTGAAAAAGCTAAAAGATTAAAAATCATATATTAA
- a CDS encoding NAD(P)H-binding protein — protein sequence MNKNIFITGGTGYIGSRLIPLLKLKGFSITALTRKSSTKKIPDGCNIVYGDALNSDTFKDNVKGCDTFIQLIGVAHPGPGKEKEFNEIDLVSVKESVLAARSAGVKQFIYLSVAEPAPVMKGYISVRKTGEKIISGSGMNAVFIKPLYVLGPGHYWPYLILPLYWLFMIIPGFSKTAKNLYPVKLSNVLNAILHYAENPSEGCLSISTKELKKF from the coding sequence ATGAATAAGAATATCTTCATTACAGGAGGGACAGGCTATATTGGCTCGAGGCTTATACCTTTATTGAAATTAAAAGGATTTAGTATAACTGCTTTAACGAGAAAAAGCTCAACTAAGAAAATACCGGACGGATGCAATATTGTTTATGGGGATGCGCTGAATAGCGATACATTTAAAGATAATGTGAAAGGTTGTGATACATTTATACAATTGATCGGTGTTGCTCATCCGGGCCCGGGCAAAGAAAAAGAATTCAATGAAATTGATCTTGTTTCGGTTAAAGAATCAGTACTAGCAGCAAGATCAGCGGGTGTAAAACAATTTATCTATCTAAGTGTAGCTGAACCTGCGCCTGTAATGAAGGGATATATTTCAGTTAGAAAAACAGGTGAAAAGATAATTTCTGGATCAGGAATGAATGCGGTTTTTATAAAACCATTGTATGTACTGGGTCCGGGGCATTACTGGCCATATTTGATATTGCCACTGTATTGGCTGTTTATGATCATTCCCGGTTTTTCCAAAACCGCAAAGAACCTGTACCCTGTTAAATTGAGCAATGTGCTGAATGCAATTCTGCATTACGCAGAAAATCCTTCAGAAGGCTGCCTGAGTATTTCCACTAAAGAGCTGAAAAAATTTTAA
- a CDS encoding ABC transporter permease subunit has product MRSLLIIIFLLVTSVSSQTIRVGSKHFNESYILGEIISQLLESHGYKVERKFNLGGTLVCFESLKNNQIDVYPEYTGTISEAILKLADKPSVFELNETLKKEHGLEISGSLGFNNTYAFAVKKNTAEKYNLVNISDLRPHQHIKAAMSYEFIKRKDGWEYLADVYNLGIKPTGIDHGLAYQSLNEGKIELTDVYSTDGEINKYELVILKDDKNFFPTYMGVPFMRQAMDNKAKELLSVLAGTINDSLMQAMNSKVLYENKSFGETANEFLTERNLRGSGAEFKQQSSADEILQKTLRHLQITFISLLLAVLIALPLGVLLSAMPSAARPVLYVTGLLQTIPSIALLAVMIPLFGIGIVPAVAALFLYALLPILRNTTSGIYSVDPVIKKVAAGMGMTTWQRLHYVEIPMAMPSIFAGIKTAAVINIGTATLAAFIGAGGLGEFIVTGLALNDTTLILKGAIPAALLAIVVEFMFEILEQILIPKHLKQKTSK; this is encoded by the coding sequence ATGAGATCATTACTAATTATAATATTTTTACTGGTAACTTCAGTTTCATCGCAAACTATAAGGGTTGGTTCAAAGCATTTTAATGAATCATACATCCTGGGAGAGATAATATCCCAGCTGCTGGAATCACACGGATATAAAGTGGAAAGAAAGTTCAATCTTGGCGGTACGCTTGTTTGTTTTGAATCACTCAAAAATAACCAGATAGATGTTTATCCTGAATATACCGGTACAATTAGTGAAGCCATCCTGAAGCTGGCAGATAAGCCTTCAGTATTTGAGCTTAATGAAACATTAAAAAAAGAGCACGGACTTGAAATATCAGGCAGCCTTGGATTCAATAATACTTACGCATTTGCAGTTAAAAAAAATACCGCAGAAAAATATAACCTTGTGAATATTTCAGACCTGAGACCTCACCAGCATATAAAAGCCGCTATGAGCTATGAGTTCATTAAAAGAAAGGACGGCTGGGAGTACCTTGCAGATGTTTACAATCTTGGCATTAAACCTACGGGTATTGACCACGGGCTTGCATACCAGTCACTGAATGAAGGAAAAATCGAGCTTACTGATGTTTATTCAACAGATGGTGAAATAAATAAATATGAACTGGTAATTTTAAAAGATGATAAAAATTTTTTCCCTACATATATGGGTGTCCCTTTCATGCGGCAGGCAATGGATAACAAAGCCAAAGAACTTTTAAGTGTTCTTGCGGGAACAATTAATGACAGCCTGATGCAGGCAATGAACTCAAAGGTACTTTATGAAAATAAAAGCTTCGGTGAAACCGCAAATGAATTTTTAACCGAAAGAAATTTGAGAGGCTCAGGTGCGGAATTTAAGCAGCAGTCATCTGCTGATGAAATTCTGCAAAAAACCCTTAGACACCTGCAAATAACGTTCATTTCTCTTTTGCTTGCTGTTTTAATTGCTCTGCCGCTGGGTGTTTTGCTCTCTGCAATGCCCTCTGCTGCACGGCCCGTGCTATATGTAACGGGACTCTTGCAGACAATTCCCTCTATAGCGCTGCTTGCTGTTATGATCCCGCTTTTTGGCATTGGTATTGTTCCGGCAGTAGCGGCTTTGTTCTTATACGCTCTATTGCCAATTCTTCGTAATACAACATCAGGCATTTATTCCGTTGACCCGGTTATAAAAAAAGTGGCAGCAGGAATGGGGATGACAACCTGGCAAAGATTGCATTATGTAGAAATACCAATGGCAATGCCTTCGATATTTGCGGGAATTAAAACCGCAGCAGTAATAAATATCGGAACAGCTACTCTTGCTGCTTTTATCGGCGCAGGCGGTCTTGGTGAGTTCATTGTAACCGGTTTGGCTTTAAATGATACTACCCTTATCTTAAAAGGCGCAATACCTGCGGCTTTACTTGCTATTGTTGTCGAATTTATGTTTGAAATTCTGGAACAGATATTAATACCTAAACATTTAAAACAAAAAACATCAAAGTAA
- a CDS encoding DUF4199 domain-containing protein yields the protein MKRNSLVFGLISGVIISTFMGISMAIVSCSAGDADGGLSSMVIGFSAMAVAFSFIFVGIKNFRDKKNGGTISFSKAFLLGFMISFIASTLYVITWGVEFHFFLPDFIDKYSAMQIKELKESGITGAALDEGIKKIETTNYNYKNNIFFFAMYTYAEILPVGILITLISSLILRRKKPEPELK from the coding sequence ATGAAAAGAAATAGTTTGGTTTTTGGTCTTATTTCCGGGGTTATAATCAGTACTTTTATGGGAATTTCCATGGCAATTGTATCCTGCTCAGCAGGTGATGCTGATGGGGGACTCAGCAGCATGGTGATTGGCTTTAGCGCTATGGCTGTGGCATTTTCATTTATTTTTGTAGGCATAAAGAATTTCAGGGATAAAAAAAATGGCGGTACTATATCATTCAGCAAAGCATTTTTGCTTGGCTTTATGATCAGTTTCATCGCTTCTACTTTGTATGTTATTACATGGGGTGTTGAATTCCATTTCTTTCTTCCTGATTTTATTGATAAATACTCCGCTATGCAGATAAAAGAATTAAAGGAAAGCGGAATTACAGGAGCTGCTCTGGATGAGGGTATCAAAAAAATCGAAACAACAAATTACAACTACAAGAATAATATATTTTTCTTTGCTATGTATACTTACGCTGAGATTTTACCGGTAGGGATATTAATTACGCTTATCAGCTCGTTGATTCTACGAAGAAAAAAGCCTGAGCCTGAATTAAAATAA